In the Candidatus Krumholzibacteriia bacterium genome, one interval contains:
- a CDS encoding lamin tail domain-containing protein codes for MRTPAVALSLLLALASPATADLIITEVYYDHVGTDADFEWVEIFNTGPGPVDLTGYTLGNGGTSYGYSTAPLQGTIASCETFVIGSASTADNGAPVIDLVFDFDPDFQNSGSTADGVALFGPGADPGTDCPIDAVIYGASGSNANGLRDQSCGLGDVDVGDTGSGASIERTSLAGDWVIQASPDPNAISFTISCDPVDATAESWGTLKADYRD; via the coding sequence ATGCGCACCCCTGCCGTCGCCCTGTCCCTGCTCCTCGCGCTGGCCTCGCCCGCCACCGCCGACCTGATCATCACCGAGGTCTACTACGACCACGTCGGCACGGACGCCGACTTCGAGTGGGTGGAGATCTTCAACACCGGCCCCGGACCGGTGGACCTGACCGGCTACACGCTCGGCAACGGCGGTACGAGCTACGGCTACTCGACAGCGCCGCTGCAGGGGACGATCGCCTCGTGCGAGACCTTCGTGATCGGATCGGCGTCCACGGCCGACAACGGCGCGCCGGTGATCGACCTGGTCTTCGATTTCGATCCGGACTTCCAGAATTCCGGCTCCACCGCCGACGGCGTGGCGCTCTTCGGTCCCGGTGCCGACCCCGGGACCGACTGCCCGATCGACGCCGTGATCTACGGCGCCTCCGGCTCCAACGCCAACGGCCTGCGCGACCAGAGCTGCGGTCTGGGCGACGTGGACGTGGGCGATACCGGATCCGGCGCGAGCATCGAGCGCACGAGCCTCGCCGGCGACTGGGTGATCCAGGCGAGCCCCGATCCGAACGCCATCTCCTTCACCATCAGCTGCGACCCGGTCGATGCCACCGCCGAGAGCTGGGGCACCCTCAAGGCCGACTACCGCGACTGA
- a CDS encoding DNA topoisomerase IV subunit A: MAKKKSTAKKKTTAKKSPPRRNRSTEPAPEVVAKKMRAGGEAVVRRIQGEATAVQGRILERIAPSLKFPIRSLNNVVYKPAKGYFEIKGRKKERTLTVGTVKTFAQTLRMMAFSKDLVESDDIATKREAYYVSKNWDDARFNDQPESDTVMEDVEALFGVNREQLGFIPEEKGGDVAGQLVVIDQDRETGEELRIDCTRFGSGAYSIPISVEELAFETNAEFILAIETAGMFQRLVKHTYWRDANCILISLGGVPTRACRRFIRRLSDAKKLPVYVFVDGDPYGYSNIYRTLKVGSGNAAHMNEFFCVPNARFLGVTPQDITDFDLPTHPLKDVDIKRAKDAIKNDPFVQHHKPWQRALQQQIKMGVRVEQQALAKHGLNYVIDEYLPRKMANTRAFLP; encoded by the coding sequence ATGGCCAAGAAGAAGAGTACCGCCAAGAAGAAGACCACCGCGAAGAAGAGCCCTCCCCGCCGCAACCGGTCGACCGAGCCCGCTCCCGAGGTCGTGGCGAAGAAGATGCGCGCCGGCGGCGAAGCCGTCGTGCGCAGGATCCAGGGCGAAGCGACAGCCGTGCAGGGCAGGATCCTGGAGAGGATCGCCCCGTCTCTGAAGTTCCCGATCCGTAGCCTGAACAACGTGGTCTACAAGCCCGCCAAGGGCTACTTCGAGATCAAGGGACGCAAGAAGGAACGCACGCTCACCGTGGGTACGGTCAAGACCTTCGCCCAGACGCTGCGCATGATGGCCTTCAGCAAGGACCTGGTCGAATCCGATGACATCGCCACGAAGCGAGAGGCCTACTACGTCTCGAAGAACTGGGACGATGCCCGCTTCAACGATCAACCCGAGAGCGACACGGTCATGGAGGACGTCGAGGCCCTGTTCGGCGTGAACCGCGAACAGCTCGGCTTCATCCCCGAAGAGAAGGGCGGCGACGTCGCCGGGCAGTTGGTGGTGATCGACCAGGACCGCGAGACCGGTGAAGAACTGCGCATCGACTGCACGCGCTTCGGTAGCGGCGCCTACTCGATCCCGATCAGTGTCGAGGAACTGGCATTCGAGACCAATGCAGAGTTCATCCTGGCCATCGAGACGGCCGGCATGTTCCAACGCCTGGTCAAACACACCTACTGGCGCGACGCCAACTGCATCCTGATCTCGCTCGGCGGCGTACCCACGCGGGCGTGCCGGCGCTTCATCCGCCGACTGTCCGACGCCAAGAAGCTGCCGGTGTACGTGTTCGTCGACGGCGATCCCTACGGCTACTCGAACATCTACCGCACCCTGAAGGTCGGCAGCGGTAACGCCGCCCACATGAACGAGTTCTTCTGTGTTCCGAACGCGCGCTTCCTGGGCGTGACACCGCAGGACATCACCGACTTCGACCTGCCCACACACCCGCTGAAGGACGTCGACATCAAGCGAGCGAAGGACGCGATCAAGAACGACCCCTTCGTCCAGCACCACAAACCGTGGCAGCGGGCGCTGCAACAGCAGATCAAGATGGGTGTGCGCGTGGAGCAGCAGGCCCTGGCCAAGCACGGACTGAACTACGTGATCGACGAGTACCTGCCGCGGAAGATGGCGAACACCCGGGCCTTCCTGCCTTAG
- a CDS encoding ROK family protein: MADDGYFIGVDLGGTSILAAAVRQGNVLVEEKKKTRPEQGPDAVVERVEAVIRKVLDEAEDEGPAEAVCIGAPGAVDRTSGVVRRAPNLGWENFPLGEHLEKRLGLPVIVDNDVNVGVVGEHVHGAGRGALHVAAIFVGTGVGGGLVVNGLPVDGFRGAAGEFGHIVVKPQGRLCPCGREGCVEAYSSKTAMEAMVREKIDEGRQSIVLDVMRDKDKDGLTSSVIEKALEEKDEVMGEVVRTAQYYLGLLTADVVNAFDPEVIVFGGGVVERLAESFVNPIALTAREHFLRREGAERIRIVPAALGDHAGTIGAAVVAQRSPHRFAG, encoded by the coding sequence GTGGCGGACGACGGATACTTCATCGGAGTCGATCTCGGGGGGACCAGCATCCTGGCGGCAGCGGTCCGCCAGGGAAACGTGCTGGTCGAAGAGAAGAAGAAGACCCGGCCCGAACAGGGCCCCGACGCCGTCGTCGAACGCGTCGAGGCCGTGATCCGTAAGGTCCTCGACGAAGCCGAGGACGAGGGGCCGGCCGAAGCGGTGTGCATCGGCGCGCCCGGCGCGGTGGACCGGACGAGCGGCGTTGTGCGGCGCGCGCCCAACCTGGGCTGGGAGAACTTCCCCCTGGGCGAGCATCTCGAGAAGCGCCTGGGCCTGCCGGTGATCGTGGACAACGACGTGAACGTCGGCGTGGTCGGCGAGCACGTCCACGGAGCGGGCCGTGGCGCGCTGCACGTCGCCGCGATCTTCGTCGGCACCGGTGTCGGGGGTGGTCTGGTGGTCAACGGCCTGCCCGTGGACGGCTTCCGCGGCGCCGCGGGTGAGTTCGGCCACATCGTGGTGAAACCGCAGGGTCGTCTGTGTCCGTGCGGTCGCGAAGGCTGTGTGGAGGCCTACTCCAGCAAGACCGCCATGGAAGCCATGGTGCGAGAGAAGATCGACGAGGGCCGGCAGAGCATCGTGCTCGACGTCATGCGCGACAAGGACAAGGACGGGCTCACCAGCAGCGTGATCGAGAAGGCTCTCGAAGAGAAGGACGAAGTGATGGGCGAGGTGGTGCGCACCGCGCAGTACTATCTCGGCCTGCTCACCGCCGACGTGGTGAACGCTTTCGATCCCGAGGTCATCGTGTTCGGTGGCGGCGTGGTCGAGCGCCTGGCGGAGTCCTTCGTGAATCCGATCGCCCTGACCGCGCGCGAGCACTTCCTGCGGCGTGAGGGCGCCGAGCGCATCCGGATCGTGCCGGCTGCACTGGGCGATCACGCCGGGACCATCGGGGCGGCGGTGGTCGCGCAGCGCAGCCCCCACCGCTTCGCCGGCTGA
- a CDS encoding DNA topoisomerase VI subunit B, translated as MATAARRQKAVSNQASLDFSVTPEPDDPVDTPEPAQAGGPRRNARSNSKKKTSGRRTKAPVTRQRATAQSMAGQQREISVSEFFTKNRHLLGFDSPTKALLTTIKEAVDNSLDACEEADILPDLYVEISPASRQENRYRVIVEDNGPGIVEAQVPRIFGKLLYGSKFHRMRQSRGQQGIGISAAGMYGQLTTGKPVIIESRIGEKHPAQHFELVIDTLKNEPQIKRQREADWGEKTHGTRVEIELEGTYKGGRHGVDAYLRQTALANPHVRLTYKDPKGESTRYERAIDTLPEEALEIKPHPYGVEVGMLLRMAKETKSRQLKAFFQTEFSRVGPKAATAIIEQAGLSTTTSPRRVTTDAAERLITAIRNTKIPAPPTNCLSPIGEDRILASLREQIDADFYTAVTRTPSVYRGNPFQIEVGLAYGGDLPHDELATVYRYANRVPLQYQAGACATTKSVLQTNWRSYQLQQSRGALPTAPLIVMVHIASVWVPFTSESKEAVAGYDEIVKEMKLALQDAGRRLARFIRKGQRERDAAKKRKYIEKYIPHIGIALQEILGLTEEQEEEIVVTLSDTLERSRKM; from the coding sequence ATGGCCACTGCCGCACGCCGCCAGAAGGCGGTATCGAACCAGGCTTCGCTCGACTTCAGCGTGACTCCCGAACCGGACGATCCCGTGGACACCCCGGAACCCGCCCAGGCCGGCGGCCCGCGCCGCAACGCGCGTTCGAACTCGAAGAAGAAGACGTCGGGACGCCGCACCAAGGCTCCGGTCACGCGCCAGCGCGCCACGGCCCAGTCCATGGCCGGCCAGCAGCGCGAGATCTCGGTCAGCGAGTTCTTCACCAAGAACCGCCACCTGCTCGGCTTCGACAGTCCGACCAAGGCCCTGCTCACCACGATCAAGGAAGCGGTCGACAACTCCCTGGACGCCTGCGAGGAAGCCGACATCCTGCCCGACCTCTACGTGGAGATCTCGCCGGCCTCGCGCCAGGAGAACCGCTACCGCGTGATCGTCGAGGACAACGGACCGGGCATCGTGGAGGCCCAGGTCCCGCGGATCTTCGGCAAACTGCTCTACGGTTCCAAGTTCCACCGCATGCGCCAGAGCCGCGGCCAGCAGGGTATCGGCATCAGCGCGGCCGGCATGTACGGCCAGCTCACCACGGGCAAGCCGGTGATCATCGAGAGCCGCATCGGGGAGAAACACCCGGCCCAGCACTTCGAGCTCGTGATCGACACGCTCAAGAACGAACCGCAGATCAAGCGCCAGCGTGAAGCGGACTGGGGTGAGAAGACACACGGAACGCGCGTCGAGATCGAACTCGAGGGCACGTACAAGGGCGGCCGTCATGGCGTCGACGCCTACCTGCGCCAGACTGCTCTCGCGAATCCACACGTTCGCCTGACCTACAAGGACCCGAAGGGCGAATCGACGCGTTACGAACGCGCGATCGACACGCTTCCCGAGGAAGCCCTCGAGATCAAGCCGCACCCCTACGGGGTCGAGGTCGGCATGCTGCTGCGCATGGCCAAGGAGACGAAGTCGCGCCAGCTCAAGGCCTTCTTCCAGACCGAGTTCAGCCGCGTCGGTCCGAAGGCGGCCACCGCGATCATCGAGCAGGCGGGCCTGTCGACCACGACCTCGCCCCGACGTGTGACCACCGACGCCGCCGAGCGGCTGATCACGGCGATCCGCAACACGAAGATTCCCGCTCCCCCCACCAACTGCCTGTCGCCGATCGGAGAGGACAGAATCCTGGCCAGTCTGCGCGAACAGATCGACGCGGACTTCTACACCGCCGTCACCCGCACCCCGAGCGTGTACCGCGGCAACCCCTTCCAGATCGAGGTCGGCCTGGCCTACGGCGGCGATCTTCCCCACGACGAACTGGCCACCGTGTACCGCTACGCCAACCGCGTTCCGCTGCAGTACCAGGCCGGCGCCTGCGCCACCACCAAGAGCGTGCTGCAGACCAACTGGCGCAGCTACCAACTGCAGCAGAGCCGCGGGGCCCTGCCCACGGCACCCTTGATCGTGATGGTGCACATCGCCAGCGTGTGGGTCCCCTTCACCAGCGAGTCGAAGGAAGCCGTCGCGGGCTACGACGAGATCGTCAAGGAGATGAAACTCGCCCTGCAGGACGCCGGACGCCGCCTCGCCCGCTTCATCCGCAAGGGCCAGCGCGAGCGCGACGCCGCGAAGAAGCGCAAGTACATCGAGAAGTACATCCCGCACATCGGCATCGCCCTGCAGGAAATCCTGGGCCTCACCGAAGAGCAGGAAGAAGAGATCGTCGTCACGCTCAGCGACACACTCGAACGCAGTCGGAAGATGTAG